The Gemmatimonadaceae bacterium genome contains a region encoding:
- a CDS encoding prepilin-type N-terminal cleavage/methylation domain-containing protein → MVRNKKGFTLIELLIVVVIIGILAAIAIPKFANTKEKAYLASMKADLRNLATYEESYAADSAGTYFSGDGTAQGFTASQNVTMAATAVAGPPAGWSAVATHSLTTKTCSSSVNGLITCT, encoded by the coding sequence ATGGTACGCAACAAGAAGGGCTTCACGCTGATCGAGCTTCTGATCGTCGTCGTCATCATCGGCATTCTTGCCGCGATCGCGATCCCGAAGTTCGCGAATACGAAGGAGAAGGCTTACCTCGCATCGATGAAGGCTGACCTTCGCAACCTCGCCACGTACGAAGAGAGCTATGCTGCCGACAGTGCCGGCACGTACTTCTCGGGCGACGGCACGGCGCAGGGCTTCACGGCGTCGCAGAACGTGACGATGGCGGCGACGGCGGTTGCCGGTCCGCCGGCCGGATGGTCGGCTGTCGCGACGCACTCGCTCACGACCAAGACCTGCTCGTCTTCAGTCAACGGCCTGATCACTTGCACATAA